A region of Ochotona princeps isolate mOchPri1 chromosome 2, mOchPri1.hap1, whole genome shotgun sequence DNA encodes the following proteins:
- the RPS27 gene encoding small ribosomal subunit protein eS27, which yields MPLAKDLLHPSPEEEKRKHKKKRLVQSPNSYFMDVKCPGCYKITTVFSHAQTVVLCVGCSTVLCQPTGGKARLTEGCSFRRKQH from the exons ATGCCT CTCGCCAAGGATCTCCTGCATCCCTCTccggaggaggagaagaggaaacACAAGAAGAAACGCCTGGTGCAGAGCCCCAATTCCTACTTCATGGACGTCAAGTGCCCAG GATGCTACAAAATCACCACGGTTTTTAGCCACGCACAGACGGTCGTTTTGTGTGTCGGCTGCTCCACTGTGCTCTGCCAGCCCACGGGAGGCAAAGCGAGGCTTACAGAAG GATGTTCCTTCCGAAGGAAGCAGCACTAA